From Candidatus Baltobacteraceae bacterium, a single genomic window includes:
- the polA gene encoding DNA polymerase I encodes MSESTPATTTVMLLDTYGLVYRAFFALPPLTTVRGMPINAAYGFTMMLNKLIADEKPTHVIAAFDKGLPAQRVAMYREYKAHREKMPDDLRPQFALVRKVLDVYGIPIVEVEGEEADDVIATLARQAAAIGERAVVITGDLDLLQIVTDTTTVLTTRRGITDLGRYDPAAVRERFELDPSQLPDYRGLKGDPSDNLPGVPGVGEKTAIKLIKAAGTLDALVADPSLAGTPKLCKLLEEYGAAAQLYRDVSTIKNDLDLTLDWDAARYAPPANEQLYRLYSELEFKTLLNKLDMPAEMPLFTTERTLEGRYRTYVAATDPPEFADLAREIERLADSPRLAIAVRPGGEIGLAAERATGLAFSAGALAHDAIRQAFSALWLGSARFAAYDGKSVFALLHAHGYEPRALDDDAMIAAHLLNPSRTFAHAGDAALELLESNVADDAAAHADATLQVVEVARAELAAREQLALYEEIEVPLAAILAKMEWTGIAIDPTELHVLAGEIDASIARLQKQIYDFAGEEFNIGSPQQLGNVLFGKLQIRGGKKNKTGWATGVEVLQGLAREYPICGLVLEYREVTKLKNTYVDVIPQLMDKRDRRLRTVFNQTATATGRLSSTNPNLQNIPVRGDLGRRIRKAFVAPSDDYVLLAADYSQIELRLMAHLSGDESMRQAFHEGRDIHDFTARQIFALGSEAVVDGNQRRMAKSVNFGLLYGMSDFGLAQRLEIGRTEAREITTAYFARFPRVRDYIESVVAAGRRDGFVTTLLGRRRYMPALASSNYMLRAAAEREATNAPLQGSAADLMKLAMVRIDKRLGNGHAARMLLQIHDELIFEVERAQLKTVARLIREEMEGAIELSVPLEVTVKTAGNWYDVEAYGEDRIVENV; translated from the coding sequence ATGAGCGAATCGACGCCCGCGACCACGACGGTCATGCTGCTCGACACCTACGGTTTGGTGTACCGCGCGTTCTTCGCGCTTCCGCCGTTGACGACCGTGCGGGGTATGCCGATCAACGCCGCCTACGGCTTCACGATGATGCTCAACAAACTGATCGCGGATGAGAAACCGACGCACGTTATCGCCGCGTTCGATAAGGGGCTGCCGGCGCAGCGCGTTGCGATGTATCGCGAATACAAAGCGCACCGCGAGAAAATGCCCGACGATCTGCGTCCGCAGTTCGCCCTCGTACGCAAGGTCCTCGACGTCTACGGCATTCCGATCGTCGAAGTCGAAGGCGAAGAGGCCGACGACGTTATCGCGACGCTCGCGCGACAGGCCGCCGCGATCGGCGAGCGGGCCGTCGTCATCACGGGCGACCTCGATCTGCTGCAGATCGTTACCGATACGACGACGGTGCTCACGACGCGGCGCGGCATCACGGACCTCGGCCGTTACGATCCAGCGGCCGTACGCGAACGGTTCGAACTCGATCCGTCGCAATTGCCCGATTACCGCGGCCTCAAAGGCGATCCATCCGACAACCTCCCGGGCGTTCCCGGCGTGGGTGAAAAGACGGCCATCAAACTCATCAAAGCGGCCGGCACGCTCGATGCGCTCGTCGCGGATCCGTCGCTCGCGGGTACGCCTAAGCTGTGCAAGCTCCTCGAGGAGTACGGCGCGGCGGCGCAGCTCTATCGCGACGTGTCGACGATCAAAAACGATCTCGATCTCACGCTCGACTGGGACGCCGCGCGCTACGCGCCGCCCGCGAACGAGCAACTCTATCGGCTCTACAGCGAACTCGAGTTCAAGACGCTGCTCAACAAACTCGACATGCCGGCCGAGATGCCGCTCTTCACCACCGAGCGTACGCTCGAAGGACGGTATCGCACCTACGTTGCGGCGACCGATCCGCCGGAGTTCGCCGACCTCGCACGCGAGATCGAGCGGCTCGCCGATAGCCCACGTTTGGCGATTGCCGTGCGCCCGGGCGGCGAGATCGGTCTCGCCGCCGAGCGCGCAACGGGTCTGGCCTTTTCGGCCGGCGCCCTCGCGCACGATGCGATTCGCCAAGCATTTTCGGCGCTGTGGCTTGGTTCGGCACGATTCGCCGCGTACGACGGCAAGAGCGTGTTCGCGCTGCTGCACGCGCACGGCTACGAACCGCGCGCGCTCGATGACGACGCGATGATCGCCGCGCATCTGCTCAATCCGTCGCGAACCTTCGCGCATGCGGGCGATGCGGCGCTCGAGTTGCTCGAGTCCAACGTCGCCGACGATGCGGCCGCGCACGCCGACGCCACCCTCCAAGTAGTCGAGGTCGCGCGCGCGGAATTGGCGGCGCGCGAGCAGCTCGCGCTCTACGAAGAGATCGAGGTCCCGCTGGCGGCGATTCTCGCGAAGATGGAATGGACGGGCATCGCGATCGACCCGACCGAGCTGCACGTGCTGGCCGGCGAGATCGACGCCTCGATCGCGCGCCTCCAGAAACAGATCTACGATTTTGCAGGCGAAGAATTCAACATCGGCTCGCCGCAGCAACTCGGCAACGTGCTCTTCGGCAAGCTGCAGATTCGCGGCGGCAAGAAGAATAAGACCGGCTGGGCGACCGGCGTCGAAGTGCTGCAGGGACTCGCCCGCGAGTATCCGATCTGCGGCTTGGTGCTGGAGTACCGCGAAGTCACCAAGCTCAAAAATACCTACGTCGACGTTATTCCGCAGTTGATGGACAAACGCGATCGGCGGTTGCGTACGGTCTTCAATCAAACGGCAACGGCCACCGGCCGTTTGAGTTCGACCAATCCGAATTTGCAGAACATCCCCGTGCGCGGCGATCTCGGCCGGCGAATCCGCAAGGCCTTCGTCGCACCGAGCGACGACTACGTGCTGCTCGCCGCCGATTACAGCCAGATCGAGCTACGGCTCATGGCTCACCTTTCGGGCGACGAGTCGATGCGCCAAGCGTTTCACGAGGGCCGCGACATTCACGATTTTACCGCCCGCCAAATCTTCGCGCTCGGATCCGAGGCGGTGGTGGACGGCAATCAGCGGCGCATGGCTAAATCCGTGAATTTCGGATTGCTGTACGGAATGTCCGATTTCGGGCTCGCGCAGCGTTTGGAAATCGGCCGCACCGAAGCGCGCGAGATCACGACGGCCTATTTTGCGCGCTTCCCGCGCGTTCGCGACTATATCGAGAGCGTCGTCGCGGCGGGCCGGCGCGACGGCTTCGTGACCACGCTGCTCGGGCGGCGGCGGTACATGCCCGCGCTCGCTTCGTCCAACTACATGCTCCGAGCGGCGGCGGAACGCGAAGCGACCAACGCACCGTTACAAGGAAGCGCGGCCGACCTTATGAAGCTCGCGATGGTCCGGATCGACAAGCGTTTGGGCAACGGTCACGCCGCCCGCATGCTCTTGCAGATTCACGACGAGCTGATCTTCGAAGTCGAACGCGCGCAGCTCAAGACCGTCGCGCGGCTCATTCGCGAGGAGATGGAAGGGGCGATCGAGTTGAGCGTCCCGCTCGAAGTGACCGTAAAAACGGCCGGCAATTGGTACGATGTAGAAGCGTACGGTGAGGATCGGATCGTCGAGAATGTTTAG
- a CDS encoding DUF192 domain-containing protein yields the protein MFSLLAFALALQTATPAPAAPIVLRAPAAALRLEVADTEPARERGLMNRTFLAAHTGMLFVFDRDRPVEFWMKNTLVPLDMVFVGSDGVVRSVAARVPATSLSTPDARIPRRDGSGKYVIELPAGEAMLDGIRPGAIIHGITAIE from the coding sequence ATGTTTAGTCTATTGGCCTTCGCGCTCGCGCTGCAGACCGCGACGCCCGCACCCGCTGCGCCGATCGTGCTGCGCGCTCCGGCAGCGGCGTTGCGTCTCGAGGTAGCCGATACGGAACCGGCGCGCGAACGCGGGTTGATGAATCGGACGTTCCTGGCCGCACACACCGGCATGCTCTTCGTGTTCGATCGGGATCGCCCGGTGGAGTTCTGGATGAAAAACACGCTCGTTCCGCTCGATATGGTTTTCGTTGGAAGCGACGGCGTCGTGCGATCGGTTGCGGCGCGGGTCCCGGCGACGAGCCTCTCGACGCCCGACGCTCGGATCCCCCGCCGCGACGGCAGCGGAAAGTACGTCATCGAGTTACCGGCCGGCGAAGCGATGCTCGATGGAATTCGTCCCGGCGCGATCATCCACGGCATAACGGCGATCGAATGA
- the mutM gene encoding bifunctional DNA-formamidopyrimidine glycosylase/DNA-(apurinic or apyrimidinic site) lyase gives MPELPEVETIVRGLGRKIAGMTISSVKVAMPKIAVAPPGVDFAAAITGQRVTGVTRRGKYAVIELATGFALVTSLRMTGRLVVGDAGDPPYPYSHVTIGFGGGSRLSFADVRQFGRMRLVGPGEPWAQALGVEPLSGDFTLERFIGMLSGRITPVKAFLLDQRRIAGIGNIYACEALWEAGIRPGKPAKALTKPAIRRLHHSIVDVLARAIDMRGTSVDDYVDADGLRGGFQNVLSVYGRKGELCSRCGHSIVRTVLGQRGTWWCRGCQK, from the coding sequence ATGCCCGAACTCCCCGAGGTTGAGACGATCGTCCGAGGTCTCGGACGCAAGATCGCCGGGATGACGATTTCGAGCGTGAAGGTCGCGATGCCAAAAATCGCGGTCGCTCCGCCTGGCGTGGATTTCGCCGCCGCCATCACCGGACAGCGCGTAACCGGGGTAACCCGACGAGGAAAATACGCCGTTATCGAGCTCGCCACGGGGTTTGCGCTCGTGACCAGCTTGCGAATGACCGGGCGCCTGGTGGTGGGGGACGCCGGCGATCCGCCCTACCCCTATAGCCACGTGACGATCGGTTTCGGCGGCGGCTCGCGTCTGAGCTTTGCCGACGTGCGTCAGTTCGGGCGAATGCGCCTGGTGGGACCCGGCGAGCCCTGGGCGCAAGCCCTCGGCGTCGAGCCGCTCTCCGGGGACTTTACTCTTGAGCGCTTTATCGGTATGCTGTCGGGGCGGATAACGCCGGTCAAGGCTTTCCTCCTTGATCAGCGGCGCATCGCGGGCATCGGCAACATCTACGCCTGCGAAGCGCTCTGGGAAGCCGGGATCCGTCCCGGCAAGCCCGCGAAGGCGCTGACCAAACCAGCGATTCGCCGACTGCACCACAGCATCGTGGACGTACTCGCACGCGCGATCGATATGCGCGGGACGAGCGTTGACGACTACGTGGATGCCGATGGACTACGGGGCGGGTTTCAAAACGTGCTCTCGGTCTACGGTAGAAAAGGCGAGTTGTGTTCGCGTTGCGGCCACTCAATCGTTCGAACGGTCTTAGGACAACGTGGAACGTGGTGGTGCCGCGGTTGCCAAAAATAA